From a region of the Raphanus sativus cultivar WK10039 unplaced genomic scaffold, ASM80110v3 Scaffold2469, whole genome shotgun sequence genome:
- the LOC108844378 gene encoding uncharacterized protein LOC108844378, with product MADPVLTAVNVRPLKIARYHGAFEGASKSMINKKRDLKSRNLEDDEYVRQYIQFHYQFQKSEGFAVDWDGFDYAFHIRSLDNPPRGFCTTRSPAEIVREVTLLAIKKQNEAKGTKLVLDEHIQANFQFCNGIMCWLSFWAVDMNSSTPESKIYQAKLWKRGKEHELLLFRLKPTDEDIASVQVEPPSPLQCEDSEEEAIVFARAGPEDDPGVPFVFRRTGADPGLPFFSYPIGGGVPTVLY from the exons ATGGCGGACCCTGTTTTGACTGCGGTTAACGTTCGTCCTCTTAAGATTGCGAGGTATCACGGAGCTTTCGAAGGAGCATCGAAATCAATGATCAACAAAAAGCGCGATCTCAAGTCGAGAAATTTGGAAGATGATGAATACGTGCGTCAATACATTCAGTTTCACTATCAGTTCCAGAAATCCGAG GGTTTCGCTGTCGATTGGGATGGATTTGATTACGCCTTCCACATAAGATCGTTGGATAATCCACCACGAGGTTTTTGCACTACACGAAGCCCTGCCGAGATTGTTCGTGAGGTGACACTCCTTGCGATCAAGAAACAAAACGAAGCCAAGGGAACAAAACTTGTGTTGGATGAGCACATTCAGGCTAATTTCCAATTTTGTAATGGTATTATGTGTTGGTTGTCATTCTGGGCTGTGGATATGAATTCATCTACCCCTGAATCCAAAATCTATCAAGCTAAACTGTGGAAACGTGGAAAAGAGCATGAACTTCTCCTTTTCAGGCTCAAGCCTACTGACGAAG aCATTGCTTCTGTTCAAGTGGAGCCTCCTTCTCCCTTGCAATGTGAAGACTCTG aagaagaagctataGTGTTTGCACGAGCTGGTCCGGAAGATGATCCTGGGGTCCCCTTTGTTTTCCGTCGAACTGGAGCTGATCCTGGACTCCCCTTTTTTTCTTATCCAATCGGTGGTGGAGTCCCCACTGTCTTATATTGA